In Mercenaria mercenaria strain notata chromosome 15, MADL_Memer_1, whole genome shotgun sequence, a single genomic region encodes these proteins:
- the LOC123546837 gene encoding endonuclease V-like isoform X1, translating to MFVIRCLRNFCTSYIAQPLGLVRETPQSRAETLLSDDVREKWEREQEELKKKMVLEDSEDLKVMASTSGSDMQGKRFYIAGVDISFVKGDDVNACAALVVLSFPDLETVYNDCQMIQLTEPYIPGFLGFREVPFIVDLFEKLKQEKPQYLPHVVMVDGNGILHPKGFGSACHMGVMLNLPCIGVAKKLFQVDGLENDAEHKEKIEALKAGGDTFPLVGNSGRTLGMALRSCNNTKNPVYVSPGNLVTMDTAVRLVHKCCKHRVPDPVRLADINSREYLRVNFKPEPAADST from the exons ATGTTTGTGATCAGGTGTCTCAG aaacttttGCACAAGTTATATTGCTCAACCACTTGGTCTGGTTAGAGAGACGCCACAAAGCAGGGCTGAAACACTATTGTCTGACGATGTTAGAGAAAAATGGGAAAG GGAGCAAGAAGAGCTCAAGAAGAAGATGGTTCTAGAAGACAGTGAAGATTTGAAAGTTATGGCCAGTACCAGTGGTAGTG ACATGCAAGGGAAGAGATTCTATATAGCAGGAGTTGATATATCCTTTGTGAAGGGAGATGATGTAAATGCTTGTGCTGCACTTGTAGTTCTGTCGTTTCCTGATCTTGAG ACTGTTTATAATGACTGCCAGATGATACAACTCACTGAGCCATACATACCCGGGTTTCTAGGGTTCAGAGAGGTACCATTCATTGTTGACCTGTTTGAAAAACTTAAGCAGGAAAAACCACAGTACCTTCCTCATGTTGTTATGGTTGATGGAAATGGTATATTGCATCCAAAAG GGTTTGGTTCAGCATGTCATAtgggtgtgatgttaaacctCCCATGTATAGGTGTAGCAAAGAAGCTGTTCCAGGTAGACGGTCTAGAAAATGATGCTGAACATAAAGAAAAG ATAGAGGCCCTGAAAGCTGGTGGAGACACATTCCCTCTTGTAGGAAATTCAGGAAGAACTTTGGGAATG GCTTTACGTAGCTGCAATAACACAAAGAATCCAGTGTATGTGTCACCTGGAAACTTGGTTACTATGGATACAGCTGTTAGACTGGTTCACAAATGTTGTAAACACAGAGTACCAGACCCTGTTAGACTG GCAGACATTAATTCAAGAGAATACCTGAGAGTGAACTTCAAACCAGAACCTGCTGCAGACAGTACCTGA
- the LOC123546837 gene encoding endonuclease V-like isoform X3, giving the protein MFVIRCLRNFCTSYIAQPLGLVRETPQSRAETLLSDDVREKWEREQEELKKKMVLEDSEDLKVMASTSDMQGKRFYIAGVDISFVKGDDVNACAALVVLSFPDLETVYNDCQMIQLTEPYIPGFLGFREVPFIVDLFEKLKQEKPQYLPHVVMVDGNGILHPKGFGSACHMGVMLNLPCIGVAKKLFQVDGLENDAEHKEKIEALKAGGDTFPLVGNSGRTLGMALRSCNNTKNPVYVSPGNLVTMDTAVRLVHKCCKHRVPDPVRLADINSREYLRVNFKPEPAADST; this is encoded by the exons ATGTTTGTGATCAGGTGTCTCAG aaacttttGCACAAGTTATATTGCTCAACCACTTGGTCTGGTTAGAGAGACGCCACAAAGCAGGGCTGAAACACTATTGTCTGACGATGTTAGAGAAAAATGGGAAAG GGAGCAAGAAGAGCTCAAGAAGAAGATGGTTCTAGAAGACAGTGAAGATTTGAAAGTTATGGCCAGTACCAGTG ACATGCAAGGGAAGAGATTCTATATAGCAGGAGTTGATATATCCTTTGTGAAGGGAGATGATGTAAATGCTTGTGCTGCACTTGTAGTTCTGTCGTTTCCTGATCTTGAG ACTGTTTATAATGACTGCCAGATGATACAACTCACTGAGCCATACATACCCGGGTTTCTAGGGTTCAGAGAGGTACCATTCATTGTTGACCTGTTTGAAAAACTTAAGCAGGAAAAACCACAGTACCTTCCTCATGTTGTTATGGTTGATGGAAATGGTATATTGCATCCAAAAG GGTTTGGTTCAGCATGTCATAtgggtgtgatgttaaacctCCCATGTATAGGTGTAGCAAAGAAGCTGTTCCAGGTAGACGGTCTAGAAAATGATGCTGAACATAAAGAAAAG ATAGAGGCCCTGAAAGCTGGTGGAGACACATTCCCTCTTGTAGGAAATTCAGGAAGAACTTTGGGAATG GCTTTACGTAGCTGCAATAACACAAAGAATCCAGTGTATGTGTCACCTGGAAACTTGGTTACTATGGATACAGCTGTTAGACTGGTTCACAAATGTTGTAAACACAGAGTACCAGACCCTGTTAGACTG GCAGACATTAATTCAAGAGAATACCTGAGAGTGAACTTCAAACCAGAACCTGCTGCAGACAGTACCTGA
- the LOC123546837 gene encoding endonuclease V-like isoform X2 codes for MQKCEITRNFCTSYIAQPLGLVRETPQSRAETLLSDDVREKWEREQEELKKKMVLEDSEDLKVMASTSGSDMQGKRFYIAGVDISFVKGDDVNACAALVVLSFPDLETVYNDCQMIQLTEPYIPGFLGFREVPFIVDLFEKLKQEKPQYLPHVVMVDGNGILHPKGFGSACHMGVMLNLPCIGVAKKLFQVDGLENDAEHKEKIEALKAGGDTFPLVGNSGRTLGMALRSCNNTKNPVYVSPGNLVTMDTAVRLVHKCCKHRVPDPVRLADINSREYLRVNFKPEPAADST; via the exons atgcaaaaatgtgaaattacaAG aaacttttGCACAAGTTATATTGCTCAACCACTTGGTCTGGTTAGAGAGACGCCACAAAGCAGGGCTGAAACACTATTGTCTGACGATGTTAGAGAAAAATGGGAAAG GGAGCAAGAAGAGCTCAAGAAGAAGATGGTTCTAGAAGACAGTGAAGATTTGAAAGTTATGGCCAGTACCAGTGGTAGTG ACATGCAAGGGAAGAGATTCTATATAGCAGGAGTTGATATATCCTTTGTGAAGGGAGATGATGTAAATGCTTGTGCTGCACTTGTAGTTCTGTCGTTTCCTGATCTTGAG ACTGTTTATAATGACTGCCAGATGATACAACTCACTGAGCCATACATACCCGGGTTTCTAGGGTTCAGAGAGGTACCATTCATTGTTGACCTGTTTGAAAAACTTAAGCAGGAAAAACCACAGTACCTTCCTCATGTTGTTATGGTTGATGGAAATGGTATATTGCATCCAAAAG GGTTTGGTTCAGCATGTCATAtgggtgtgatgttaaacctCCCATGTATAGGTGTAGCAAAGAAGCTGTTCCAGGTAGACGGTCTAGAAAATGATGCTGAACATAAAGAAAAG ATAGAGGCCCTGAAAGCTGGTGGAGACACATTCCCTCTTGTAGGAAATTCAGGAAGAACTTTGGGAATG GCTTTACGTAGCTGCAATAACACAAAGAATCCAGTGTATGTGTCACCTGGAAACTTGGTTACTATGGATACAGCTGTTAGACTGGTTCACAAATGTTGTAAACACAGAGTACCAGACCCTGTTAGACTG GCAGACATTAATTCAAGAGAATACCTGAGAGTGAACTTCAAACCAGAACCTGCTGCAGACAGTACCTGA